One window of the Ictidomys tridecemlineatus isolate mIctTri1 chromosome 11, mIctTri1.hap1, whole genome shotgun sequence genome contains the following:
- the Tsacc gene encoding TSSK6-activating co-chaperone protein isoform X4, producing the protein MPLCRAKPSPSFINLQSSSPPATFLNIQTTKLPSGVHHKPKECLGLLECMYANLQLQTQLAQQQMAILENLQASMSQLVPGRESKNSSLSVLSRNLLLNHLPQFRK; encoded by the exons ATGCCTCTTTGTCGAGCAAAACCGTCCCCCAGTTTTATTAATCTTCAATCAAGTTCCCCACCAGCCACTTTCTTAAACATCCAGACGACAAAGCTGCCCTCAG GAGTTCATCACAAGCCCAAAGAATGTCTAGGACTCCTGGAATGTATGTACGCCAACCTCCAACTCCAGACCCAGCTCGCCCAACAACAGATGGCTATTTTGGAAAACTTACAAGCATCGATGTCACAACTGGTTCctgggagagaaagcaagaactCTTCTCTCTCAGTTTTATCTCGTAATCTGTTGTTAAATCACCTGCCCCAGTTCCGTAAATGA
- the Tsacc gene encoding TSSK6-activating co-chaperone protein isoform X3, protein MRINYRAKEEGNAMPLCRAKPSPSFINLQSSSPPATFLNIQTTKLPSGVHHKPKECLGLLECMYANLQLQTQLAQQQMAILENLQASMSQLVPGRESKNSSLSVLSRNLLLNHLPQFRK, encoded by the exons ATGCGTATCAACTACAGGG CAAAAGAGGAAGGTAATGCTATGCCTCTTTGTCGAGCAAAACCGTCCCCCAGTTTTATTAATCTTCAATCAAGTTCCCCACCAGCCACTTTCTTAAACATCCAGACGACAAAGCTGCCCTCAG GAGTTCATCACAAGCCCAAAGAATGTCTAGGACTCCTGGAATGTATGTACGCCAACCTCCAACTCCAGACCCAGCTCGCCCAACAACAGATGGCTATTTTGGAAAACTTACAAGCATCGATGTCACAACTGGTTCctgggagagaaagcaagaactCTTCTCTCTCAGTTTTATCTCGTAATCTGTTGTTAAATCACCTGCCCCAGTTCCGTAAATGA
- the Tsacc gene encoding TSSK6-activating co-chaperone protein isoform X2, with amino-acid sequence MSFDLVTSDFVPAKEEGNAMPLCRAKPSPSFINLQSSSPPATFLNIQTTKLPSGVHHKPKECLGLLECMYANLQLQTQLAQQQMAILENLQASMSQLVPGRESKNSSLSVLSRNLLLNHLPQFRK; translated from the exons ATGAGCTTTGATTTAGTTACCTCTGATTTTGTTCCAGCAAAAGAGGAAGGTAATGCTATGCCTCTTTGTCGAGCAAAACCGTCCCCCAGTTTTATTAATCTTCAATCAAGTTCCCCACCAGCCACTTTCTTAAACATCCAGACGACAAAGCTGCCCTCAG GAGTTCATCACAAGCCCAAAGAATGTCTAGGACTCCTGGAATGTATGTACGCCAACCTCCAACTCCAGACCCAGCTCGCCCAACAACAGATGGCTATTTTGGAAAACTTACAAGCATCGATGTCACAACTGGTTCctgggagagaaagcaagaactCTTCTCTCTCAGTTTTATCTCGTAATCTGTTGTTAAATCACCTGCCCCAGTTCCGTAAATGA
- the Tsacc gene encoding TSSK6-activating co-chaperone protein isoform X1: MMETGELRRLRNRVAAPGRVRRDLQLQRRRRGSGSWPYAVAHAYQLQGWVLGLRLSINTAAKEEGNAMPLCRAKPSPSFINLQSSSPPATFLNIQTTKLPSGVHHKPKECLGLLECMYANLQLQTQLAQQQMAILENLQASMSQLVPGRESKNSSLSVLSRNLLLNHLPQFRK, translated from the exons ATGATGGAAACGGGAGAGCTCAGGCGCTTGCGCAATAGGGTGGCCGCTCCCGGCCGCGTGCGGCGCGATCTTCAGCTCCAGCGCCGGCGCCGAGGTTCGGGCAGTTGGCCGTACGCTGTTGCGCATGCGTATCAACTACAGGGGTGGGTGCTGGGTTTGAGGCTTTCGATTAATACCGCAG CAAAAGAGGAAGGTAATGCTATGCCTCTTTGTCGAGCAAAACCGTCCCCCAGTTTTATTAATCTTCAATCAAGTTCCCCACCAGCCACTTTCTTAAACATCCAGACGACAAAGCTGCCCTCAG GAGTTCATCACAAGCCCAAAGAATGTCTAGGACTCCTGGAATGTATGTACGCCAACCTCCAACTCCAGACCCAGCTCGCCCAACAACAGATGGCTATTTTGGAAAACTTACAAGCATCGATGTCACAACTGGTTCctgggagagaaagcaagaactCTTCTCTCTCAGTTTTATCTCGTAATCTGTTGTTAAATCACCTGCCCCAGTTCCGTAAATGA